The Vicia villosa cultivar HV-30 ecotype Madison, WI linkage group LG1, Vvil1.0, whole genome shotgun sequence genome includes a region encoding these proteins:
- the LOC131639522 gene encoding zeaxanthin epoxidase, chloroplastic-like — MASTLCYNSLNPSTASFSRTHFSIPVNKDFPLENSSSFHTYGRTRTRKQRKNVFLMHVKVKAAVAESTAPPSSSTQGEKKNLRVLVAGGGIGGLVFALAAKRKGFEVVVFEKDLSAVRGEGQYRGPIQIQSNALAALEAIDSDVADEVMRVGCITGDRINGLVDGVSGSWYVKFDTFTPAVERGLPVTRVISRMVLQGILARAVGEDIVMNASNVVSFVDDGNKVTVELENGQKYEGDLLVGADGIWSKVRTQLFGQTEAVYSGYTCYTGIADFVPADIDSVGYRVFLGHKQYFVSSDVGAGKMQWYAFHKEAPGGVDEPNRKKERLLKIFKGWCDNAVDLIVATDEEAILRRDIYDKIPTFKWGKGRVTLLGDSVHAMQPNMGQGGCMAIEDSYQLAWELDSAWEKSIKSGSPIEVDSSLRRYESERKIRVAVIHGMARMAALMASTYKAYLGVGLGPLEFLTNFRIPHPGRVGGRFFVDILMPSMLNWILGGNSSKLEGRPISCRLSDKANGQLRNWFEDDDALERAINGEWFLLPCGDDTSLSKPIRLTQNEMKPFIIGSAVQEDSAGSSITVSSPEVSPTHARIYYKDGAFFVTDMRSEHGTWIVDIEGKRYRVPPNYPARVRAFDVLVFGSDKVSFRVKVKSSAPSISTNEETPVLQEA; from the exons ATGGCTTCTACCTTATGTTACAACTCTCTGAATCCCTCAACAGCATCTTTCTCAAGAACCCATTTCTCAATTCCCGTTAACAAAGACTTCCCACTCGAAAATTCTTCATCTTTTCATACCTATGGAAGAACCAGAACAAGAAAACAGAGGAAGAATGTTTTTCTGATGCATGTGAAAGTGAAAGCTGCAGTGGCTGAATCTACTGCGCCACCTTCCTcttcaacacaaggtgagaagaAGAATCTGAGGGTACTTGTGGCTGGTGGTGGAATTGGTGGATTGGTTTTTGCTTTGGCTGCAAAGAGGAAAGGGTTTGAAGTGGTGGTGTTTGAGAAGGATTTGAGTGCTGTGAGAGGAGAGGGGCAATATAGAGGTCCGATTCAGATACAGAGTAATGCTTTGGCTGCTTTGGAAGCTATTGATTCTGATGTTGCTGATGAGGTTATGAGAGTTGGTTGTATTACTGGTGATAGAATCAATGGCCTTGTTGATGGGGTTTCTGGTTCTTG GTACGTTAAGTTTGATACATTCACTCCTGCAGTGGAACGCGGGCTTCCAGTCACACGAGTTATTAGTCGAATGGTTTTGCAAGGGATCCTTGCTCGTGCAGTTGGAGAAGATATTGTTATGAATGCTAGTAATGTTGTTAGTTTTGTAGATGATGGAAACAAG GTAACAGTAGAGCTTGAGAATGGTCAAAAATATGAAGGAGATCTATTGGTTGGAGCCGACGGTATATGGTCCAAG GTAAGGACACAGTTATTTGGACAAACGGAAGCTGTTTACTCCGGCTATACTTGTTATACCGGTATTGCAGATTTTGTGCCTGCTGACATTGATTCTGTTGG GTACCGAGTATTCTTGGGACACAAACAATACTTTGTATCTTCAGATGTTGGAGCCGGAAAGATGCAATGGTATGCGTTTCACAAAGAAGCACCCGGTGGTGTCGATGAACCAAATA GAAAAAAAGAAAGGTTGCTCAAGATATTTAAGGGCTGGTGTGATAATGCGGTAGATCTCATAGTTGCCACAGACGAAGAAGCTATTCTGCGGCGAGACATATACGACAAGATACCGACATTTAAATGGGGAAAGGGTCGTGTAACTTTGCTTGGTGATTCTGTCCATGCCATGCAGCCAAATATGGGGCAAGGAGGATGCATGGCCATTGAG GACAGTTATCAACTTGCATGGGAATTGGACAGTGCATGGGAAAAAAGTATTAAATCAGGGAGCCCAATTGAAGTTGACTCATCCCTGAGGAG ATATGAAAGTGAAAGAAAAATTCGAGTTGCGGTTATTCATGGAATGGCTAGAATGGCAGCTCTGATGGCTTCCACCTACAAGGCATATCTAGGTGTTGGTCTTGGTCCTTTGGAG TTTTTGACCAACTTTCGTATTCCTCATCCTGGAAGAGTTGGAGGGAGGTTTTTCGTTGATATTTTGATGCCATCTATGTTGAATTGGATCTTAGGTGGAAATAG TTCAAAACTTGAAGGTAGACCGATAAGTTGCAGGCTCTCCGACAAA GCAAACGGACAACTGCGCAATTggtttgaagatgatgatgcaCTTGAGCGTGCTATTAACGGAGA GTGGTTTTTATTACCATGTGGAGATGACACAagtctttcaaaaccaatacGATTAACGCAAAATGAAATGAAACCCTTCATAATTGG GAGTGCAGTGCAAGAAGATTCTGCAGGTAGTTCAATTACAGTTTCTTCACCCGAG gTTTCTCCAACGCATGCTCGAATTTACTATAAGGACGGTGCCTTCTTCGTAACTGATATGCGGAGTGAACATGGCACGTGGATCGTCGA CATTGAAGGAAAGCGATACCGGGTACCTCCAAATTACCCTGCTCGTGTCCGCGCATTCGATGTACTTGTATTCGGTTCTGATAAG GTTTCATTTCGAGTTAAGGTGAAAAGTTCGGCTCCAAGCATCTCTACGAATGAAGAGACACCAGTTTTGCAAGAAGCATGA